A genomic stretch from Perognathus longimembris pacificus isolate PPM17 chromosome 5, ASM2315922v1, whole genome shotgun sequence includes:
- the LOC125351360 gene encoding uncharacterized protein LOC125351360, producing MGQDRRSWTRHGQHGTQGEARCPFGGPGQDSGASLAGRERVGETATIRRSTSSQPHHRQRWPPLERAYRMDPDRPDPRLSSLPKETLTLLRAPTLGEVSLPQHRSPLHGGRSPSPLRPAPLAGGSPRSLRPHSPDGRARPWKDGNRSGTILGQPRLEGEVLGRSGKPRLEGEDRRPFVPPGTESGESMEDREPVGERVTSRRWRDSQDHLTRGLPPRPLPAKIQATLETPRKMPCSDTGHHTSGYVNVNPAPPSSSLVCRPIPPPSFSRQRLK from the exons ATGGGACAAGATAGGAG ATCCTGGACACGCCACGGCCAGCACGGCACGCAGGGAGAAGCCCGGTGTCCCTTCGGCGGTCCTGGCCAGGACAGCGGCGCGAGCCTGGCCGGACGGGAGCGGGTAGGGGAGACGGCAACCATCCGACGCTCCACGAGCAGCCAGCCCCACCATCGGCAACGCTGGCCACCCTTGGAACGAGCCTACCGGATGGACCCTGACCGCCCTGACCCACGTCTGTCGTCTCTGCCTAAGGAAACCCTGACTCTCCTTCGGGCACCCACGCTTGGAGAGGTCAGCCTGCCTCAACATCGTTCCCCCCTGCATGGAGGGAGGAGCCCGAGTCCCCTTCGGCCGGCCCCACTTGCGGGAGGAAGCCCGAGGTCGCTTCGGCCACACAGCCCAGACGGGAGAGCACGACCATGGAAGGACGGGAACAG ATCTGGGACCATCTTGGGCCAGCCACGACTGGAGGGAGAAGTCCTGGGCCGCTCCGGCAAGCCACGTCTGGAGGGAGAAGACCGACGCCCCTTCGTCCCGCCTGGCACTGAGAGCGGTGAGAGCATGGAAGACCGGGAGCCGGTAGGGGAGAGAGTGACCAGCCGCCGCTGGAGAGACAGCCAGGACCACCTGACGAGAGGCTTGCCCCCCCGACCCCTGCCCGCAAAAATCCAGGCCACCCTCGAAACCCCTCGAAAGATGCCGTGCTCGGACACCGGCCACCACACGTCCGGCTACGTCAACGTGAACCCCGCCCCTCCTTCATCTAGCCTCGTCTGCCGCCCAATTCCTCCACCCTCCTTCAGCCGTCAACGCCTGAAGTGA